The sequence CGCGGAAATCATCGCCTTCTGGCGCTCCGCGAAAGGGAAAGGAGACGCCAGCAAGGAATTCAGTTCATTCATGTCCGGCTACCTGCAGTATGGCGGTCGCGATCCCGATGCGCTCTTCGACAGTCTCATGGTGGCGGAAGAGCTGTGGGGCGCTCCCATCCCTCCTGCCGAGGCCACCCATGAAGATCCTTTCCTGCGGGTATGGTCCCAGTTCTCGGGCGGGCCGGGCATCAGTCCCGATACGTGGGGCCGGATCGCGAAGCTCTCGGCGCGCATGCAATTGAGAGTGCTGCTGCCGGTGCGCCGCAATTTCCATCTGGCACGGCGTCAGGATGAGGAGTGGATCACGGCTTCTACGAAAGCCGCCGATGCCAGCCCGCTGACCCGGCATACGCTCGGCTGGCTGCTCGATATCGAGACACTGAACCGCGACTCGAAGAGCCGCAGCAGCGGTCTCCACGCGGTCGGCCTGGTAGAGGCGATGAAAGCCGCCGGTGCCACGCCCGATGAGCTGGCGATGATCGTGGAGGACATCTTCAGGAAGCTCTCCCGGATGGACAATGCTGCGGAGATCATGAAGCAGACACCCCAGTGGCTCGCCGGGCTGAAGGTGCTGCCGGAGACCTCCGGGGATGAGATGGCCAATGGCGTGCTGGAGCTATGGAGCTCCGTCCAGTATCCGCGGAGAAATCCCGCCGCAAACGCCCCCGGGGCGACCCCGCCGCCTCCCGTGCATCCCGCCGAGACGGCAGCGGTGCTCCGCTTCGTGCTGGCAAAGCTTCACCAGGGGAAATTCAAACGCATCTTTCCCCCGGCTCAGGTGAGTTCGCTGCTGATCGCCCTGGATGATGACGAGCTCATCACCCGCTGGGGCGCGGCGTCGCGGATGGGACTCGCGGGTGATACCGACCTGATGCTGCATCTCCTGCGCAAGGACCGGGTGAAGGAAGCGATCTCCCTGCTGCCGGGTGAGGGAGCGAGCATGCGCCCCCACTACTCCTCCACCCGCAGATTCTCGACCGAGACAGAGGGGCTGATCGGCAAGCTCGCCGCGCTGGATTCCAAGGAGGCCTTCCAACTGAGGGTGATCCTGTCCGGCATCCTCGATGACCAGGATGACCGGAAGCCATCCGTGCTCCGCGAGCAGCGGCTGGAGAAGCTTGCCGAGGAGTATGAAAAGCGGCGCACCACCTTCTCCGCCCGGGATCGCATGATGCTGTGTCAGAATCTCGACCTGATCCAGAAGGCGGTCGGGGAGCACGTGCCAGCGCTCGACGAGTTCGCCGGCGAGCAGGTGACGCGGGCCTTCCAAGGCGCCTTCGCGGCCCGGGATGCGGGGAATCCGGCGCGGGAGGAGGGCGCGATGTCTTGGAGCTTTGCCCTCGCCGTGGCGCAGTCGCGTCTGCACGCCGGAGATGCATCGGGGATCGAGTCCTTTGCAAAGGCGATCCGCGAGGCACCCCGGGATGGCCGGTCCGATGCCTATGTCCAGCCGATGGTGATCCATGCCAGCCACGGCTTCTGGGCCATGGCGAATCGTCTCGATGCCATCATACCCGCGGAGCTTGCCACGGTCATGCGCACGGTGGCCGCCGCTGCCGCCACCTATAGCGATCCCGTGATTCGCGCCGAGGCCGCCTTGCTGGTCCACCTCGCTTCCCCTGACGAGGCCTCGTTGAAGGCGGGCCTGGATGCCTGCAAGCTCGCGAACATGACGCCGCAGCAGATCGTGGACGCGTCCCGCATGCGGCGTGGCATGGAGCCTCGCTCCTTGCCGATGCTGCGCGTCGGCGTGCTGCATCCGCGTTCCAAGGAGCTGAAGCCCCTGGTGGACCGCTCCCGGTCTCCCATGCTTCACAGCGGGCTCATCCTGCTGCTGCTGGATGACCCGAAGGTGAGGGCCCGCATGGAGCCGGAGACATTCCTCGAGATGACCCGCTTCACGCCCGGCACATCCGCGAAGAGCCACCAGGGGATCGAGAAATACATCGCCGAACGCGGGGATGACTTCGACGCCGAGCAGAAGGTCCGGCTGGAACAACTGCAGGCCCGGATCAAGGAACCGGGCGGCAAGCTCGATATGGAAGCCCGCAAGCAACTGATGGAACTCCAGCGGGAGGAAATGAGGAGGAGCCAGGAGGACATGCGCCGCCGGGCAATGGAAGGACTGCCGGGGATGGATCGGTGATCCCGCCACGCGGCCACCCTCACACGTGCGGAGGACCGGCATGGGCCGGCTCCTCCGGCGGCAGGCGTTTCCGCAGCCGGTGGACGATCAGCGGGTGCAGCAGGTTTGCCAGCAGGATGGTCGCCATGCCCGCGTAGAAGAGCGGGTGGAGCCCCTTGTGCTCGCCGAAGAAAAGCGCCGCCGCGATGATCCCGTAGAGCGGCTCGAAATTGAACGCCAGATTCATCGTGTAGGCGCTCAGGTGCCGCAGCAGCGTGATGTGAAAGCCGTGGGCGAAGATCGTGCACACCCACGCGAGCAGCAGCAGCCACAGCCAGTCATACCCCTGCCAGGCGAAGAGCGACACGCCGCCGCTGGTGAAGGGGAAGAGCACCAGGCCCGCTGTGAAGGCACCGACCATTTCCCACGCGACCATCGTCGTCGGGTCGCTGCCGCCCGTGACGAAGCGGCGGTTCAGCACCGGGAAGACGGAGGCGAGGAAGGCGCTGATCAGCGCCACGCCGAGCCCGAGCAAGTGCTCCCGCCCGACGAAGCCCGCGACCAGCCCGATGCCCGCCACCACCAGCAGCCCCAGCAGCACCTCGAATGGGCGCACCCGCCGCTTCTCCAGGAAGGGCTCGGTGAATGCCGTGAAGAGCGAGATGGTCGCCATGCCCGCCAGGCAGACCGAGATATTCGACAGCTTGATCGCGCCGAAGAAGCAGATCCAGTGCAGCCCCACGATGAAGCCGATGCCGAGGAAGGCGAGCGCCGCCCGCCTGCCCGGCCACAGTGGCCGCCGCCGCACCAGCCCCACCCAAGCCGCCGCCCCCACCGCCGCAAAGAGCGTCCGCCAGATCACCAGCGTCGCCGCTGGCAACGAAATCAGCTCCCCCAGGATCGCCGTGGTCGCAAGCAGCAGGACAAGCAGGTGGAGCTGGAGGTAGTGTTTCACTGGTGCGGGGCACCGAGGCTTGAACGCAGGAGGACGAAAGGCCAGCTTATGCTTGAGAGGTAGAACTGCTAGTCCGAATCGACGAGTCCGTTCGGAGTCCGTAATTTGGGAACAGCGCGAAATGATTTACTAGTCGAAATGCTATCTTTGGAAAAGCTTCATCGAAAGCTTGCCGTGTGGCTCATACCTCTTAACATCTGATTAACAGGGTCGCCTCCCTCGGTTGTCCGGGAGGTGCCGGGATGCCCTTCTTACGTCTGCTTCAACCTCTTTCGAGAAAATTTGCTAAAAAAATACATGATGAAAAATCCCTTG comes from Luteolibacter flavescens and encodes:
- a CDS encoding DMT family transporter, with the protein product MKHYLQLHLLVLLLATTAILGELISLPAATLVIWRTLFAAVGAAAWVGLVRRRPLWPGRRAALAFLGIGFIVGLHWICFFGAIKLSNISVCLAGMATISLFTAFTEPFLEKRRVRPFEVLLGLLVVAGIGLVAGFVGREHLLGLGVALISAFLASVFPVLNRRFVTGGSDPTTMVAWEMVGAFTAGLVLFPFTSGGVSLFAWQGYDWLWLLLLAWVCTIFAHGFHITLLRHLSAYTMNLAFNFEPLYGIIAAALFFGEHKGLHPLFYAGMATILLANLLHPLIVHRLRKRLPPEEPAHAGPPHV